Proteins encoded within one genomic window of Empedobacter falsenii:
- the thiL gene encoding thiamine-phosphate kinase, which produces MLEDKNVSKTSLAEIGEFGLINQIKEGFPIKLESSIKGIGDDAAVLDYKKDKIVVSTDMLVEGVNFSWSYMPLRHLGYKAVVTAISDILAMNAIPKQLLVSMAISNRFTIEAVDEIYNGMKYACDKYNIDIVGGDTTSSVSGLVLSMTAIGSAPEKDLAYRNGAKENDLVVLSGDLGASFLGLQVLEREAQVSKVNPNNQPDFENYSYLIERQLKPEARLDIINLLKELKVKPTSMIDISDGLSSEIIHLSKESGVGINIYEEKIPLDSIVIRTAEEFKINPITCALSGGEDYELLFTINQKDFEKIKGNPHLTVIGHVTGKNEENYLITRGSEQMVPLTAQGWGVETEDEE; this is translated from the coding sequence ATGTTAGAAGATAAAAACGTTTCAAAAACAAGTTTAGCCGAAATTGGAGAATTTGGTTTAATTAATCAAATCAAAGAAGGTTTTCCGATCAAATTAGAAAGTTCTATTAAAGGAATTGGCGACGATGCAGCTGTTCTTGATTACAAAAAAGATAAAATTGTGGTTTCTACTGACATGTTGGTAGAAGGTGTAAATTTTAGCTGGTCGTACATGCCTTTGCGTCACTTGGGTTATAAAGCGGTTGTGACGGCAATTAGTGATATTTTGGCGATGAATGCTATTCCAAAACAATTGTTGGTTTCGATGGCAATTTCGAATCGTTTTACGATAGAAGCTGTGGACGAAATTTACAACGGAATGAAATACGCTTGCGACAAATACAATATTGATATTGTAGGCGGCGATACAACTTCTTCTGTTAGCGGACTTGTTTTGAGCATGACGGCGATTGGCTCTGCTCCAGAAAAAGATTTGGCTTATAGAAATGGTGCAAAAGAAAATGATTTGGTTGTACTTTCTGGTGATTTAGGTGCTTCTTTTCTTGGTTTGCAAGTATTAGAACGCGAAGCACAAGTATCAAAAGTAAACCCTAATAATCAACCAGATTTCGAAAACTATTCATATTTAATTGAACGTCAATTAAAACCAGAAGCTCGTTTGGATATTATCAATCTTTTGAAAGAATTGAAAGTTAAACCAACTTCTATGATTGATATTTCGGACGGATTATCTTCTGAAATTATTCATCTCTCGAAAGAAAGTGGTGTTGGAATTAATATTTACGAAGAAAAAATTCCGTTAGATTCTATTGTGATTCGTACAGCCGAAGAGTTCAAAATTAATCCAATAACATGTGCATTAAGTGGTGGAGAAGATTATGAATTGCTGTTTACAATTAATCAAAAAGATTTTGAAAAAATCAAAGGAAATCCGCATTTAACGGTGATTGGTCATGTAACTGGTAAAAACGAAGA